Genomic segment of Iocasia fonsfrigidae:
GCCTTGTTGGCCTCTGACCCTGAATCAAAAACAACAAAATTACACTCAATTCCCTTTTCCGTAAAATACTTATCAAATAATCCTGCAGCTATAGCTATTGTTTCCTCATTAGGAACCCGAAGAATACCAAAAGTTATTTCTGCAGGTAAATTACCTGAACTTTGACTGCCAGAACCATTACCACAGGCTATCAGAGAAACAGCTATAGCCCCTAGCAATATAATTGATAATATCCTTTTACGTAAACTCATAATCAACCTCCATTTTAATCTCCTTATACCTCACCTTTCCAGAAGACAATCTTCTTCTCTAAAAACCGTAATCCAGCATTTATCAAGATACCGGTAATACCCATTATCAAGATACCAATAAAAATAATCTCGCTTTTTAAAAAATTTGCTGCATCAAGTACCATCCAGCCTATACCTGAAGTTGCTGCTATCATTTCAGCAGAAACCAGTGTAGTATAAGCTACCCCAAAGGCTGTCCTAACACCTGTAAAAATCTCAGGTAAACAGGCAGGTAATACTATCTTAAAAAAGACGTTTTTTTGATTTGCCCCCAGTGACTTAGCACTCAAGATATAATCCCTGTTAATTTTACTTACAGCAGATACACAGGCAATGTAAATAGGGGCAAAGGCTGCCAGAAATAATAGTATTTCTTTTGACGTATCATCTATTCCAAACCATAAGATAAGCAGTGTATAATAAGCAAGTGGTGGCAAAGGGCGGTAAAATTCAACTACAGAGTCAATCACAGCTTCAATCTTACTAAAATATCCACTTAAAAGACCCAGTGGAACAGCAGTTATAATAGCAAAGATTAAAGATACCAACAATCTTTTGAAACTTGCTCCCAGGTGACCCCAGAGAGAAATCCCGTTATAACCATCATTTAAAAGCCCGAGGAAGGCTGTCCAGACTCTGAATGGTGATGGCACCAGGGTTGCAGAAAATACCTCTAATCTGCTTAGTACATACCAGGCAAGGAAAATCACCAGCCAGGTTGCTACAGTCATCTTTTTTTCAGTTTTACTCTTTTTCTTTTCCGAATTATTTGCTCCCTGTTTATCCTTTAATAAGTCCATAACTCACACGCCCCTGTCTAAGCAAACAAATATTAGTAAGGCCACCAAGTATAAACCCGATGGCCGTAATAATAATATCACTTTTCTGGAGAAATTTCAAAATATATACCTGAATCTAACATTATCATATTCCTTTTAGTTAAAATTATATTCAGTTACGATCTTCTCCCTGCCTGTAACCTGATCCTGATAAAATTCATAACAACAGATACCCAAAAAGGAACCGGAAATATTACATACATTATCATAACCCATCCCCTGTAAAGCCATTATAGCATTATAGCTTCTCTGGGCTGAACGGCAGTGTAAGTAGACTGGTTCATCTTCTGGAATTTCACCTGCCCTGTCCCTGAGTTCACTCAGAGGAATATTTACAGCATTTTTGAGATGTCCTGCTTTGTACTCATCTTCTTCCCGCACATCTACAATAAAGGCATCATTCTCTACCAGTTCTCTAACTTTAGTGACCGGCACCTGTTCGAATTGTCCATGTAAAATATTTAATCCCACTAAGGCAGCCTGATTTACTACATCTCTGGCTGTACTGAATAAAGGGGCATAACATAATTCTAATTCTTTTAAATCCTCCAGGGTGCCACCCATACGGATTAATGTTGCAGCAACATCTATTCTCTTAGCCACATCACCTTTTCCAATCGCCTGAGCACCGAGGATTTTCCCGCTTGGGTATTCATATATTAACTTAAAGTAGAGTGGATTACTGTCAGGCATTAAACCTACTATATCTGAAGGGATAATATAAACAAAATCATAGGGAATCCCTGCTTTTCGGGCAGTCTTTTCATTTATACCTGTAGAGGCAGCATTCAGATCAAAGATTTTGACTACAGAAGAACCAATAATCCCTTTATTTGAATGAGGAATACTGTTAATGTGGTCAGCTGCTGCCCTGGCCTGTCTCTGAGCCGGACCAG
This window contains:
- a CDS encoding ABC transporter permease is translated as MDLLKDKQGANNSEKKKSKTEKKMTVATWLVIFLAWYVLSRLEVFSATLVPSPFRVWTAFLGLLNDGYNGISLWGHLGASFKRLLVSLIFAIITAVPLGLLSGYFSKIEAVIDSVVEFYRPLPPLAYYTLLILWFGIDDTSKEILLFLAAFAPIYIACVSAVSKINRDYILSAKSLGANQKNVFFKIVLPACLPEIFTGVRTAFGVAYTTLVSAEMIAATSGIGWMVLDAANFLKSEIIFIGILIMGITGILINAGLRFLEKKIVFWKGEV